Genomic DNA from Leishmania donovani BPK282A1 complete genome, chromosome 32:
TGTTAAGCTTCTGCGGGGCGCGCCTTcaaagacacacgcacacgcacacgcctttCATGGCTGCACGCCCCTCGCCTATAGGGGAGAAGGGAGCCACAGCGCCGCTTGGTTTGTTCGAGGCAACGCTGACCGCCCCGTTCACTACTCATCGCCGTCcttttcgttgctgttgttttttttttttccttttcgctcTCTTCTTCGTGCCACCCATCGCCACTACTAGCCGCCATCAAACAAAAGGGAAACCGCTATTactccctcttccttctcttccctctgtCACCCTTGCGCCGTGCCCTTACGCCACTCCAGCCCATGTTCGCTGAACAACCcccaccaaaaaaaaaagaaaaaaaaaacggcacTTCAGCTTTATTGTCTTGCGCCCGTGTGTGCTCGTTTTCTCGCTTTCGTttgctcccccctcctcttcccactCAAAACTCGTCTTTGGATAAATTGGACTTTCTGAGGGTTTGTGTCCCACCCCACATCCTCCCCGTCTGCCGCTTACtacttttctttttgtttttttttccgggGTTTCAAAGTGATCACTTCGCTGGAGTATGGATTGCTTTTTGTTTGGTTTACTTCATATGTGCTCCTTGCACTGATGTGCCCCTGCCGATGGTTCCCGGTTTTGTCTGTTCgcgctctctgtctttctctgTGGGTTTGTGTTTGCTTatctcttctttctctgcgttttctcttcgccttcgGATTCTCGTGACGGGACCCATCGAGTGTGCATGTCTTCTaaccttctcccccctcatCATCTCTGCCGACCTCCCTCCTTTGGTCCCTCGTGTGTCTCCCTATCTCTATCCCTCACTTTCTTTGTGACATCGCCTACACCGACATGCATCCGCACGCGATCATAAAGACGGAGGGCACTCTTCTCTCACGAATCCTCTTTACCCTTCCTATCTCTTCATTGATATTACGCATGGCGCACGCCAAGTCTCCAGCCCCGCCTcagcctccgcctcttcttcctaCTCCTCCCCACGATGGGATGTATTCATTTCGATTCTTCTTCCGCCCATTTTTTCCCCCTTCTGTGCCtgcgtatatatatagaCTCCGTTCTTCTGTCGCCGAGGGCGTCTCTTTTCGATCCGCCtaaggagggggggggcttttctttcctttttttggtttttgttgttttctgcTTTCGTTCCTGTGTTTGCGTGGGGGCGTGTTCTattttttcccccttttcgtTGCTCTGCTGTTTTTCTTGCATTGCCATGCACTGAATTGcgtgcaacggcggcggatgACGATATGTACGTATTCATAGCAAACCCAGCAACGCAGAAaacacacaacaacaacccccctcccctccacaaaaaaaaagaaacacctacacccacgcgcacatgcacccaTACTAATAACACCAACAACACCATCTCCTCTCCCCCAAACTTAACAGCAGCCAAACACAAAGCAAAATAAAACCAGCCAACAAAAAGACGTCTCAtctttccccctctctgtaTTTTAACTGCACTGTTCCTGACTTTCTTTTTCCATGTTCCCACACCGCTGCACTGATGATGCCGGACAACGCGGCGTGGTACCGAGGCTCCGTACAGCCCATATActgtgtggggaagccatgcagcaccccccctccccctactATCCCTGCCAGTGCTGAACTgcctctggtggtggtgacagggccggGGTGCCTACGACTTGGGAAAGCCAGAGCGATTTATCGCCACGGAGGCCGGCGGCCACGTCCAGGACGGCGCGCTGTGTCGGGGCGACCCGCCACCGTGGACATGCTTGtaccacacgcacgcatgaaGGGCAAAGtgccagcgtgactcgagcgtatcccacccgaTACTCAGTGCCCACTCGTGTGGGCGAGCCTGAGCCGCCCTGAGGGGGGAGCACCACGTGGTGACTGGCAcaatgggagcggctgtgaggcaaCCTGGGAGAcggcgggtggtgggtggagttcgaggcaggggccgtgctctcagatggctgGGTCGGTGCattgctgcaacgcgtgttTCACGCTGCTCCGCATCACGCGGATGGGGTCTATGGCAGGCCGGGTAGAGTGCGCTCATTCACTATGGCAGCATGAGCACGTTGAAGGAAACGAAAATCCAACTTCGTTGCTTTCTTAGATGTtgctctgcgcgtgcgcgtgcttggcGTGTGCATatttgcctttttttttcggtgcctcgcttcgccgcctcttccttcatCTTCACCGCACACCCTCCCGTTCCACCCTCACCTGCCACTCCCATTCCGGTCgatttctttttcttttcttcgaTGTTCTTACGTGGAGTAGCTCTCTCGTTGCCTTTGTATAGCTCGCTTCTCTCCAGTCTATCTTCCTAGatcgctctttctctttcttgtCCCTGTATCGTCGACAGCTCGAAACTTCGTCAACCGACCGGCCTACGGAGGCAAGGGCATGCACGCGTGTCTATGAGCGTTTATCTTCCAAGTTTGCCATCTTCCGTGAGGGCAGGGGGGTATTGGTGCGTCTGCTTTGCTTCGCTGCCCCATcccaccgcccccccctccgtctTTGCCGCTGtggagcgtgtgtgcgtgtctcctGTGCCTGCATCTGGaaggtgcgtgcgtgtgtctgcgagGCAGCGAAACGAGCGATGCGAtcgcatgcatgtgtgccttttctgtttgcctgtttttttttataTTGATTTGCTGTTATTGCCGTGCCCCTCTTCCACTCTTTCTTCTGTATTCCTTGCTCCCCTTTCTCgattgggggagggggcgggcaTTTTATTTTTATCTGTCATCTGTACAtctcggcggtgctgcgatcccctcccttcctcaccctcacacgcacacgcacatgaaCACACGCATCCCCATCCTCTCTCATTTCTTCCTGCCATTGTCGACGAAGTTGTGCTACCCTCTACagcagagaagaaaaaaacgaTTCCTATCTGGTTTTACATCTCTTCGACTGAGGCGACTCTgcttcgccctcttcttcccgTAGGAGCCTCTGTGTCTCCCGGTCTCTGTCTGTCGCTGTCTAATCAGCTCTCTGTCGACGGCTTGTCTTCTTGTCCGAGTCGTTGggcgtgtgcttgcgtgcgtgtgtgcgcttctTTCCTCGTCTCAGGCAGAGATGGAAGCGATGCCCCTCATGCTCCACTTGTTGTTTCGCCTAAGTTTGCTTTTTCTTGCCGAGTCTCttcgcttttcctttgttcCCTTCTCTTGTGCGGTCACTGTGTGCGCGAGGGGATCGctgaagagggagggggggggataAGTAAAGTTTGTGGAGGCGacggaagaagagcggctcAAGGGGAGTAGGCGAAGAGGCGGTGAGGAATGTCGCTAAACTGAACCTCTCCTgtgagcgccaccgcggagCTGCCCCTTTCCATCTTTGCTCGGACACCCACACATGAACGGACGCACATGAATGAcctctattttttttttttctgtagCCGAATCGAGTACAAACACAAGCACGCCTGTCCGTCGAgcgagagggcgaagaggggAACAGGAGTCTGCAACGCTTGTGTTTTTGGACTGCAGTTTTCTTCGGCCCCCTCTCTGcatctccctttttttttgtgcgctAAGGGGCTTGCTGTTGGACTCATCAGGATCATCAAGCTATTCTGTGCGCTTTTTTGCCGCgggatgtgtgcgtgtcgctctctctgtccctTCCACccgtcttcctccctcactccgtctgttgctgcgctgccagGCTCCATTAATGCATTCCTTgcctgcctctctttctATGTTATCTGTTTCTCTTACCTGTTGTAACTGTTCTCGCTTTTAAGTGTGCatgttttcttctttgtgatgacctgtgcgtgcgtgtgtgtgtgtggaagaggACCGTCATGAAACCAAAGCCAAAGGCCCACCCCTTCAAAAGAAGAATGAAAAAACCAAGGCAGTTGGCTCGATTCTTCACCACCACagtgtctctcttttttcctcAGAATGAGGAGAGTAGAGTAAGCTGCATACAggtcccccttccctccacaccatcacacacacacacacacacacacacacaactgaAGAGTCTTCAAGTAGAGAGCGAGTGAGCGTAAGGAGTCTCAGCGGCAGATTTGCCTCTCTCCGACATCCGTTTGGCAGTCTAGCACACCCGTGTAGAttctttctccctccctttcgaCTTGACATGCCCATGTCCGTGTccgtgttcgtgtgtgtgtgtgagcctGTGCGCCCTTTCATCTTCGCTGCTGTTGAGCCACTTGACTGTCTTCTGCCCTTCTCCCTGTTCACCTATGCATGGTATGTACGTTCGAGTGCGTCGCTCGCCGTTGGCAACTGCACATGCTGCGTGATACGTTCTGTGTAGGCATGTCTTCGGCGTTTTGTCACTTGttcaccttttttttttcgttgtttccTTTTTACGCcatctcttttctctctgtttctcgcTCACTCCGGTGTGCTGCTGACGATGCTCACAGAACTTGTTTCCGTGCATCACCTTCAGcgcccttttctctctccctctcttcatTCCTATATATTTCTATATTTACCtgcatatacatatacatatacatatatatatctgcatatatatatatatatgtgcgtttctatatatatatatatatgtatatattGTATATGGATATATCTATGCCGTTGTCGGCTGACTTCGCTTTGTTTCTGTTATTagttatatatatatatatatatatgttcCTCTCTTTCATATCTCCGCTTGCTTCCgactttctttttcttttgctggtgttttccctttttttttcgctgccTCTCTCAATGCCTTTGCGTGTGTCCCTCTTTCTGTCGAGTGCACATGcctctgtgtatgcgtgtatgtgtgcgagTGGGTGCGTGTGGTCGCCTCTCGTCCTTCTCGGATGACACACTCTCTCTTTTCTATTTATATCTTTCGTTTCACCACTTTGAGAATGAAGAAGGCGAATGTGTGAATGCAGAAAAAGAGGCGCACATCAGCAAacaggagagcgcgcgcccACGAAGGCTCCCGCACACATGTGCGGCACTCGCTCAAGTCGATACTTTGCGAGTCTCTTTTCTAGCGCCgcatccttctctctcggATGGTGCAGGTCAGCGAGTGCGAGGCGAGGTGCACGTACGTATTGCCTCTATCTTGCCCTTTGCTTGCTTTACGCTTGTGGGCTCTACTCAAACAGAACCTTTCCcatgcttttttttttgctagTTGATGTGCTCGCGTACATCCTTcgtctcctctctctctctcgatctgcgcgcgtgtctacactcctgtgtgcgcgtgtaccGACTTGTTGTTGTCTGTTTTGACTATCTTGTGTTTCTGTTTTCCTTCCCTCTGACCCACTTCACGCGTTGGCTCTTTTCGCTTCCCTTGTTTGCTTGCTTGTTTCCTCTTCCTATCtcacgctttttttttcagtggctcctcccctccttcttgATACGGTTTACACGTTTTCAACTGCACACGCCTATTCCTTTGTGATTTTGTTGTGCGTTccttctttcgtttttttttgtctgtgACCTGTTCGCTTGTTCTTCTCCCcgtgccctctccccttgCCTCGCTTCGCATCTCTCTTTGTCATCTCTCTGTGTTCCTCTCACTCAGTCTCTCTCGTTGATGGCGCGCTCGCGAGGATGTCTTTTTCTGTGGAGGGCTTTCACTGAACTGGTGCGGCACggcttccctctttctcgtttCTTGTTTTATGGTCTAGGTCTTAAGTTGCCCGTCTTAGTGCCGTTAGTGCCATCTTGCTTCAGCGGGTCTATGAAAGTGTCGAGAGGGAAGAAAAACtacaaaaagaaaaaagaaaatgctCGCGACACGCTCGGGACATACGCCTCCACTGATCGAAATTATTTGATGAAGAGGGGGGTTTAGGTTTTGCGCCACGGCGACGCGAGAGAATCAAGTACTCTGGACCACCCGCAGCCGCGCGGCGCAGTTTCGTGCATCGCGTCCtcgcaacaacaacaaaaaaaggagtgGAATTCAAGATCGAAGAAGAGGGCTGTGCGCTGCGATCGCTGCTGGGCAGTCCCTCTGCTGGCCCTGCAGTTCTTCCGTCCCTATCCACCCCCATacccctttctctccatcGAGGAATCCGCGGAGGCAAAACCACCTCCCAAAACGTTAAGGCTCGGCGCGCGCGTAATGGCAACGCATCAGTGCAGCCGAGTCCCCCGCATGAATAGACTGCGCTCCTCTTTGATTATCGTGGCCAGGTGCTCTAACGCGCTGATGTCGCATCCATCTCTGTGCCTTTCTCCCACTCTCCCCTGTGCTGTCCATCGTCACATACGTACAACGACACATCTGCAttgcttgcttttttttttcgttttcaaACGCAGCTGCGATCTCGGACAgcttcttcccttcctcgTCTCGTCTCCATTCCTGTGCACATTGTACTACTTCTTTCTCGGCTCACTCACCGGCCCGGCGACTACGAAAAGAGGAATagaggaggcacacacacacacacacacgtgcgcgcatcAACAGTGGCGTGGCGGCATTTTTCCCGCTTGTTCTCCCTCAGTCACATACGCCCTCCCTCTATTCTTCCTTTGTACCTGGCGTTTACTGTGTTTTATGTTGTGAAGTCGGCGCGACAGCTCTCACCACAGCAGGAGTTGAGAACCGAAGGAGGGATGCCCGGCTCACCGGTGGATAGAAAGCCTGAGGCCTCGAGAAACGGTGGGCAGAAGGGTGCCGCTGAGCatctgcagccgccgcgcaggccTTCAAAGACGCCGTCTGAAGAAGGCGCCGAGTCGCCCCTGCGGCAGTCGCAGGAGCTCTCCGAGACCCCgaccactgccgccaccggcaccagTGCGAGCATTGTCATCGATCCCACAAAGGATCTCTGGCAGAACATCACGCGAAATGTCAAGGACGCTAACGTCGAGCAGACGGAGACGAGCCTGGTCATGGTCGGAGCCtctggcagcggcaagacgaCTCTTCTCCACCGCATCTATACCTCTTTTCAGAGCAGCTCGAGTGGATCTGGCCCTAAGAGGGTaaaggcgacgacggcgctggacTACAGCTTCGCCCGCCGATCGGAGCGCAACGTGGCGCCCGTGGCACATTTCTGGGAGATCGCGCAAGGGACGCAGTtctcgcagctgctggacaTTGTGTTGACGCCGGAGAACGTgcacgccgtggcggcggcggtggtggtggacgcgAGTGAAGAAGGGCTGCCGGTGGCATGGGAGACAGCCACGTACTGGTTGCGCCGGCTCGACCAGCGCGTCAGCGATATTTCGCAGCGCATGAAGGCGAAGGGGTCGACCACGCCAGCGAAAATCCTGACCCGTGCGCAGAAGGCTATCGGGCTCGACCATCCAGATCTGAAGCGCATGCGACTCAGCGGGATTCCGACGGTGCTTGTCGTCAACAAGATCGACGCGTTCCGTGGCGACATGCAGCAATTGAAACTCTTGTGCCGTAGCATGCGCTACCTCGCCCACCTGTACGGCGCCCACGTCGTCTTCACCAGCGAGCAGGAGAGCGTGCGATGGCGCGCGCTGATGAACTTCACTCTCTTTCAAGCCCCGTTCGACCCCAAGTACTTGCAGACAGATCCGGAGCGGAGTGCCGTGTTGCTGACGGTCGACCGCGACAGTTTCTTGGACATTGGCGACCCCGATGTGAGTcggctcggcggcagcgtcagtACCGGCGACGCGGAACTGGATCGCTGGAAGGCGCCCTTTGACGAGGCGTTTCCGCCAAAGAAGCTGAACGAGGAGGACAAGGTAGTGGACGATCCTTTCATCCGCCGCCTGTACGACACAGCGGAGGGCGGCTTCGGCGATCCGGTGATCGACGCCTTGCGCAAGCAGAAGGAtgaggagctggagcagtaccgcaagaagagcagcaacgccgccaaCGCCAGCAAGGCCAAgtgaggcgctgctgggAAAGGTTAAAAAGGACAGAggggcgtgtgcggcgcttGTCGGCGGTACCGCTGCTAAgtttctcctctcccccctccccaaaaCAAAGAGCAGACAAAGGCGCGGCTGTGTGGAGTTGGTGGCACTGCTGATGCatcagctgccgcgcagcacgctgCAGACTGTTTTTTGGGTACGCGTCTGCGGGCCGTTGGTTTTTGCATGCCATGCTTAGACGATtcggtgtgcatgcgtatgTGTACATGCGTCTGTCGATGTAGAGGAAGCGGCGCCCCCTCGATTGCTCTGTGCGCGTTGTGATGACACTCTCTCTTGcgtggcggtagcggcgtTGGGAGGAGAACGCATAGCGACTTTGACACCCCTGCGGTGGGACCCGCCAGGTGTGTTAAGCGTGGTGCATGTGTGCTAGTATGcgggtatgtgtgtgcgcgtcggtCTTTCGCCGCCTTTCTCTAGACTTTCCTGCATGATCGCGttctccatctccgccaCACCGACCATCTCTTGCCAGCTCCCTGCACCTCTTGCCTCCGTCTTCAGCCTCCGATGGAGAACACAAGGATACGGCGATGGGGGAGTAGGCACGGTAGGGAAAGGGCTATCGCGTCCCTTGTCAAGGCCCACCTGACGCGACAAAACACCCACAGCAACGAGACGGACGAAACAAACCCAACCTGCTGAGCCGAAAGCCGAGTTGCATGCTACTTCCGCACGCAACATCATGCCCTTGCCGTTCCACTCTCTCACAGTGTTTcgccagccgctgccgcctctgcctttctTTGCGCCCTCTCTTCACTACAACGTGCCGCTTGCAccttcgccgctgtcgtgggagggcgtatgtgtgtgtgtgtgtgtggacaCGCGaagggcgagggagagggccgAAGTGCCGCAAGGCGTACGAGCGTCTGCGCGTGAAGTCGAAGGAGTGAGCCTCTCCTCTACGCTCTCTTTTTCATGGCATCGACCTCATGGCGGCAAGGAGGGCTAACTGATCCGCGAGTTGCGAGGCAGTCGATAGGCCTTTTCTGATTGCATCACTCGTCTTCACAACTGTGCGATCCTCCTCACATATGTGCTGCTCTATTTTTGACTGCGGCCACCCTCACCGCTCGTGCACCTCCGTTGTTTTCCCATCTTCTCTCCTGCTGTGTCCTCTTTCTtgctcctctcgctcccttttgcactcacacgcgcacgtgcacagccGACATCAAAACGCGAACAATAAAAGTATCATCTGCGAGAAAAGCGAAACGTTGTATGCACACGCTGGGCATCTCTCCACCTTCTGCTCTCGTAGCTCTCGCAGCTCTCCCAATACTCGCAGCCGCACATACACCTCATTTAAGAGGCGAACGTCTTCTGCGCATTCGCGTatcgtgcgcatgcgcgtgctgctggcgcactgGCTGCTTTAAAtcttcagcagcgcaccctcttttcctctctctccctacACTCATTCGCTCACGCACCCGCCTTCGCAGCTTGTTCGCTCCGCGTCGCTCTGGAGCTCTCCATTGCTTTCTGTTCAAGCTCTGTGCGAGCACGTCGCGCAGCGAGGCAACCGTGAGCAGTCCaaagacgagagagagggttTGCTGTTCCCAAGGTCGGCGTCCGTTCTAGGCTGATTGGCGATCTTGCACCTTATTCGACCAGCCCCCTATTCTTCTCCCCGTGATGCTGTGTGCTGGCCAGACGCTATACACCGGCACGGACGCGaatgtacacacacacgcacataaaGCCATCTTTTCAGTCTCCTTTTATCTCTTTTTCCTATTGTCACTGCCATCCCTCCCCTCGTCTTCTCCCCACGTGGGGGCCTGTTCCTCACCAGCCTGTCGTTCCTTTCGCGagtgctcctcctctcctccgtctAATTCGCTTCGTGTTCGTcgtcgtgcgcgtgcgcatgcccGTGTGCCACGCGCCCGTCGAATGCGCTTCGCCCcactctcccccttttttgtttgccttGCTTGCGCCCTTTTCTTTGCCGTATATGGATTGCTCGTTGCGTTTGTGAGCGCATTCGAATAGCAGCCATCCAATAACCCACACGCGGAATCTCCATCCCTTAACGCACGCTCGACGGCCGACATCACGCCCCTCGCCTTTCCCTCGCTTCTCCATCAACCGCACCGCGGTCTAACGAAACTGCACAGCACCGCGTCCTTTTTCCGCTCCCCCCCCTTTGCGCTGGTCTGTGTTCACAATCTCAGGCATCTGCGAGGCCGACACGCATACGTGAATACACACGGCAAGGGGTCAGCGACGCGAACCGCACGCAAAATACACGTGCTTCTCGTTGCTGGCGCAGTTGTTCGCTTTTCCTCTCGCAATCTCCTCCTTATCTCTATGTTTCCATGTCGTGAATGCAGGTTGACTGAGCCGCcttgggggtgggggtggggtgcaTGCATGAGAGAGCTGGTATGCGTAGATACGGCGTTATGGACGCCTcgcccgccgcagccgcagggACCTGCGCCCGTGCCTG
This window encodes:
- a CDS encoding dynein light intermediate chain, putative; translation: MPGSPVDRKPEASRNGGQKGAAEHLQPPRRPSKTPSEEGAESPLRQSQELSETPTTAATGTSASIVIDPTKDLWQNITRNVKDANVEQTETSLVMVGASGSGKTTLLHRIYTSFQSSSSGSGPKRVKATTALDYSFARRSERNVAPVAHFWEIAQGTQFSQLLDIVLTPENVHAVAAAVVVDASEEGLPVAWETATYWLRRLDQRVSDISQRMKAKGSTTPAKILTRAQKAIGLDHPDLKRMRLSGIPTVLVVNKIDAFRGDMQQLKLLCRSMRYLAHLYGAHVVFTSEQESVRWRALMNFTLFQAPFDPKYLQTDPERSAVLLTVDRDSFLDIGDPDVSRLGGSVSTGDAELDRWKAPFDEAFPPKKLNEEDKVVDDPFIRRLYDTAEGGFGDPVIDALRKQKDEELEQYRKKSSNAANASKAK